Proteins encoded within one genomic window of Eleutherodactylus coqui strain aEleCoq1 chromosome 1, aEleCoq1.hap1, whole genome shotgun sequence:
- the DYNLT2B gene encoding dynein light chain Tctex-type protein 2B: protein MGESGDNAYSIRPDFHHKFRTAAVKDCIRSVLKEELKSKQYVPEEVPQLTHGLSEMIKDKLKEMGFDRYKIVVQVVIGEQRGEGVKMAARCFWDADTDNYAEDVYMNEYLFCVAAAFGCFYY, encoded by the exons ATGGGGGAGAGCGGCGACAATGCCTACAGCATCCGACCTGACTTCCATCATAA GTTTAGAACGGCAGCCGTAAAGGACTGTATCCGATCTGTCCTGAAAGAGGAACTAAAAAGCAAACAATATGTCCCTGAGGAGGTTCCGCAGCTGACTCACGGGTTGTCAGAGATGATAAAAGATAAACTCAAAG AAATGGGTTTCGACAGATACAAAATAGTGGTGCAAGTTGTGATTGGTGAGCAGAGAGGAGAAGGGGTTAA AATGGCTGCTAGATGCTTCTGGGATGCTGATACTGACAACTACGCTGAAGATGTCTACATGAAT GAATACTTGTTCTGCGTTGCTGCTGCATTTGGATGTTTCTACTACTAA